AGGGGCGTCACCGATGGATCGTACCCGGTCGAAATCCGGAGGTAATGAAATCAGTGCTGGACATATTGCCGGCGCATGGTGTGCTTATGGCAAGAGGCTCTGTTCTTAAACCTTATATGAAAAGGGACATCAGCACCCTACGCAAATTTTATGTCATGGAAAACGACGAGGCGCCTGAGAATTGGCCCTCTTTGGCAGCCATTGTGAAGGACGGAGATTACGCGGCCATTAAAGATTTCTATGATGCTTCGCCTTTTCCGAGAGAAGAAGACGTCCTCCGCCAACAGATTGAACGTGGTTTTGTCGTGGCCATCAAACAAGACAACATGTTTGTTGCGGCCGGAGTGGTTGATGGGTCTAGAGGAAATACGGGGGTCATTACTAGCATCTTTACCATGGAGGCGTATCGAAACAGGGGATATGCTCTTAAAATTACCCAGGCATTGACGTTCTTGATCGTGAAAAGGAAAAAACGCCCCATATTGTTTTGGCAAAACCCCGTGGCGGGACGGATTTATCAACGAGCCGGGTTTTCTTTTCTGCCAGAGGATGTTGAATTGTGGCAAATTCATTGGTGATGGTGAAGTAACGGTATTCAACAAATCGAGGAGACAATGATGTCTAAGCCGTGGGATGATGCACAAAATGTGGGACAAGCATGGAAGCGTTGCTTTCAGTCCTTCTTTAATCGCCGAACTTCCGGATTTTTTGAAGTTTTGCCCTCAGGACGAAAAATTTCTCGCATGGCTTTTAACTGGAGTTTTGGCGCTTTATTCAGTGCGTATGCGGCATGTTTAGGGATTCCCGCTTTAAAACCAGGATTGCTTTCAGACTTGCCTGTGTTGAAAAGAGCTCTTGACGGGTATAAGGCAAATAGACGTGATGGATTTATGAGTACAACTGCTAAAGGATCAGTGCCAGGCGATATCTATTATGATGACAATGCCTGGCTGGCCCTGGCGGCTCTAGAGATTTTTCGTCACACCCAGGAAGAATTATGGCTCGACATGGCCTATCGCATTTACCGGTTTATCATGCAAGAAGGATTTGAGTCTAAGACAGGTGGGGTCTTTTGGCGGGAATTCCCAAGAAATTCATTGCATGTTTGTTCAACCGGTCCGACCCTGTTATTGGGGGTGCAACTCAAACAATTCGGCCGGCCTATTGTGGAACAAGATTTGACGAGAATGCTGGCGTGGTGTTGGCATATGCGCAATGATCAAGGCTTGTTCCAAGATCATAAAGAGGTTAAGACGGGCCGAATTGATCCCTCCATTTACACCTATAATACAGGAACTCCCCTGCATGCTCTGGCCTCGATGAGCGAGAGCATGCCTAAGCCTTTATATCAGGATATGATTTTTGATATTGTGAAAAGCTTGCCCTATCTGCTCCATGACAGGACTTTGCCGCCTACACCCTGGTTTAATGTGGTGTTGTTGCGTGCGTTAGTAGATGTCCAAACCAGGCATTTCGGGGAGGTGAACCAGATTTTAGATGTGTATCGCCAAACGATGATCGAGGCTTGGGATCGTTTTGAGAAAACTCATCAGCCTCTTAATCTGCCTTCTTCTGAAAATTCTTCGGGGATTTTGTTACGAGATGCCGCTGCATCGGTCGAGACATTAGCCTGGTTATATCGTCTCGAACATTTGTCTTTAGAAGGCTCAGGTTAAGGAATTTTCTTAAACGGCTCACATGATGCGGTACACACAAAACAGCAGAACCGTGATAAACTCTTGGATATGTGTGAATATTAACTCTTTTATGGCGCAATGCCTGTGCTGATTGATGACTTACGGAGGGACGGACAGTGGATAAAGTAGCACTAGCCAAGAAAATGGCCGCTGAGCGAGCCGTAGATTTTGTGGAAGATGGAATGACTATTGGGTTAGGAACGGGCTCAACATCCTACTATGCTATTCAACGTTTAGGAGAACGTGTGGCAGAAGGTCTTCGTATTCGAGCCATTGGCACATCCAAACAAACTGAAGAGTTGGCTCAAGCTGTTCATATCCCTCTCATCACTTTTTCTGACGTCAAAGAACTTGACCTCGCGATTGACGGAGCGGATGAAGTGGCGCATGACTATTCCCTGACTAAAGGTGGGGGCGGGGCGTTGTTGCGGGAAAAATTGGTGGCGTCGGCTGCGCGTCGTTTTCTCGTGATTGTCGATCATACCAAGCGGGTTCATCATTTAGGAAAATTTTTGTTGCCGGTAGAAGTTGTACCGTTTGCCTGGGAACTGACTCATTACCGCATTGAGCAATTAGGCTGTCGAGCGACAAGGCGCCGGCAAGATAATGGAGAACCTTTTATTACTGATAATCACAACTATATCTTGGATTGTGATTTTGGGGAAATTGTTGATCCCCCCTTATTGCATAATGCGCTAAAAGCATTGCCCGGGGTTGTGGAAACCGGGTTATTTATTGATATGGCCTATGCTGTGATTGAAAGCGATGGCGAGCATGTCATGGTGGAGTACGCCAAATCCTAAGCATCATCTTTTCTGGGACGCTCCTTTTGGACAGCGACGAAGGAGCGTCTTATAGACAACGGAAAGTTATAGAGGCATTAGGGGAAGGGCATGAATTTGAAACCCGTTACCCTGATAGGTAAGAAAAACTCCGGCTACATTGCCAAAATGCAAAAATTGGGCTGATGTCCATGGCGCTTGTAAAATGCTCAAGGTGACCGCTTTCAGACAGTCGGCATGGGTGACACCGATGACGAGTCCTTCATGATAGTGGGATGCGACCATGTCTAAAAACGCGCTCATTCGTGCACCGACCGCACTAAGTTTTTCTCCGCCCTGTGGCGGGGATTCAGGATTATGCTTCCATTGATCGTAAGCTTGAGCATTGGTCTGAAGTAAATCGTCAATCACTTGACCGTCGAAGGCTCCGAGATGAATTTCATGAAGACGAGGATCGGGATAAACGGTGGGGACATTCAACGTATCAGCCCAAATCTGGGCTGTTTCCAGTGTCCGCCGCAAGGGGCTTGAGTAAATGGCTGAGACGGGTTGTCCTTGCCATTTTTGAGCGAGACTTTGAGTTTCTTGACGGCCATAAGCCGTCAAAGCTGGGTCGAAGCGATCTGATACAATCACATTGTGGACATTGGCTTCGCTCTCCCCGTGTCGGACCAATAACACGGATAACGGCAATGGATTTTCCTCCTCGCAAAGAATTTTTAATGGTTTATAAGCGTGCCTGTGCGCATAACAGGGTAGTCCATGGGCATGTTTTGCTGATAATTTCTTGAAAGCTCGTGAAATCTTTTGAAACATCATCACATATCCGGAGAACAATCACAAGTTAATGGATAACTCGAAAGGCAGGGGGCGATTACGAGGACGTGATGATATTGCATAATAACGACGAGGCATTATCATTGTCTTTATATTAAGTTACATCTCATGGTGATGAGAGTCATAGAGGGTATCAATAAGATGTCGATCATCCAATAAAAAAGATGATTATAAACAGAACTTGTCGCACAAATCGCATGAAGTTATGATAGTCATTAGTATGTGCCACGACTTTTACGGGTAAAAGAGGAGCTGGATGGGTCTCATGGCTACGCGTTCGTTTCTTTATGATATTCAAGTGACCTTATTAGACATGCCGTGGCCGGTGTGGCGACGACTATTGGTTCCAAGCACTATCACCTTTAAAAAGTTTCATGAAGCCATTCAGATTGCGATGGGATGGCAAAATTATCACCTGTTCGAATTCCGCTACGGGCCCATTGCCATTTCGATACCCGACGAAGATTTTCTCGTGGATGAATTCCATTTTGATGCCCGGTGGAAGAAACTATCATCCCTGAACTTGTCGACATCCGATGTTATGTCCTATTTGTATGATTTTGGGGATAATTGGGTGCACTTGATTCATGTGAAAGGGGTTAGACCCTTAGAACACCGTGAATTGAGTGTGCGTTGTACCGGCGGTGAAGGCGCATGTCCTCCCGAAGATGTGGGCGGGCCCTATGGCTACGAACAGTTTTTGCAAACGATTTACGATAGCGAAGATCCTGAAGCCAACCATTTGCTTGACTGGGCAGGGGGATCCTTTGATCCCTGGGCCTTTGACCGGAATCATGTAAATAAAGAAATGGCGCAGCGCTTTAAAAAATGAGCCACATTGGGCTCATTTTTTTGATGGGATGACTTGGGAAGATGATGGCACCATCGATGCCATGACCGAGATATTCCAAAATTGAGAGAGTGATGTCAGAATAATTAGAGCGATAATGGTGCCGGCTGGGCTAAACCACCGGATACTGACTGCAAGCAAGAAAATCGTAAAAAGGCGGCCAATATTGAGGGCGACTTCACGACTTAAGGTATAGCTAACCCGGCGCTCTGTAATGAGCGGGTCTTGGTCCATGATCATTAAGGGAATATTTTCTGAGGGAATCATATAAAACGGGATGGACAATCCAAAGAGAATCCCATAAGCCAAGAGCCAAGGCCAAGAGCGTCCCATCATCAATAACAGCCCTGCGCCACTCATGCCGATGACGCCAACTGTCATAAAAGCAATTTGCCGTCCATAATGGACGTGCCGGGTGACCAAGAGAGACGCTGTCATCCGCGCTAGAGCGTTTAAGGCGGTATAAATGCCCACGATGGCTGCGCTATGGGTCGCGAGAAAAATCAGGAATAACCCCGCTAAATTGGTAATGCCTTCTCGTGTGCCGCGTACAACAATTGTTTTAATGATGGCCGCCCAATTACGATGTTCAGTCATGACCCGCCAACTATCCATAATGGGCTGCAAATGCATGGGAGGCCCTTCAGGCACGCCCTGACTTAAAACGAAGGCGACCGTATATAAAATCAAAGCCGCGGCAAAAA
The Sulfobacillus thermosulfidooxidans DNA segment above includes these coding regions:
- a CDS encoding GNAT family N-acetyltransferase, producing the protein MENDEAPENWPSLAAIVKDGDYAAIKDFYDASPFPREEDVLRQQIERGFVVAIKQDNMFVAAGVVDGSRGNTGVITSIFTMEAYRNRGYALKITQALTFLIVKRKKRPILFWQNPVAGRIYQRAGFSFLPEDVELWQIHW
- a CDS encoding glycoside hydrolase family 76 protein: MMSKPWDDAQNVGQAWKRCFQSFFNRRTSGFFEVLPSGRKISRMAFNWSFGALFSAYAACLGIPALKPGLLSDLPVLKRALDGYKANRRDGFMSTTAKGSVPGDIYYDDNAWLALAALEIFRHTQEELWLDMAYRIYRFIMQEGFESKTGGVFWREFPRNSLHVCSTGPTLLLGVQLKQFGRPIVEQDLTRMLAWCWHMRNDQGLFQDHKEVKTGRIDPSIYTYNTGTPLHALASMSESMPKPLYQDMIFDIVKSLPYLLHDRTLPPTPWFNVVLLRALVDVQTRHFGEVNQILDVYRQTMIEAWDRFEKTHQPLNLPSSENSSGILLRDAAASVETLAWLYRLEHLSLEGSG
- the rpiA gene encoding ribose 5-phosphate isomerase A; protein product: MDKVALAKKMAAERAVDFVEDGMTIGLGTGSTSYYAIQRLGERVAEGLRIRAIGTSKQTEELAQAVHIPLITFSDVKELDLAIDGADEVAHDYSLTKGGGGALLREKLVASAARRFLVIVDHTKRVHHLGKFLLPVEVVPFAWELTHYRIEQLGCRATRRRQDNGEPFITDNHNYILDCDFGEIVDPPLLHNALKALPGVVETGLFIDMAYAVIESDGEHVMVEYAKS
- a CDS encoding histidine phosphatase family protein, which codes for MPLSVLLVRHGESEANVHNVIVSDRFDPALTAYGRQETQSLAQKWQGQPVSAIYSSPLRRTLETAQIWADTLNVPTVYPDPRLHEIHLGAFDGQVIDDLLQTNAQAYDQWKHNPESPPQGGEKLSAVGARMSAFLDMVASHYHEGLVIGVTHADCLKAVTLSILQAPWTSAQFLHFGNVAGVFLTYQGNGFQIHALPLMPL
- a CDS encoding plasmid pRiA4b ORF-3 family protein, with translation MATRSFLYDIQVTLLDMPWPVWRRLLVPSTITFKKFHEAIQIAMGWQNYHLFEFRYGPIAISIPDEDFLVDEFHFDARWKKLSSLNLSTSDVMSYLYDFGDNWVHLIHVKGVRPLEHRELSVRCTGGEGACPPEDVGGPYGYEQFLQTIYDSEDPEANHLLDWAGGSFDPWAFDRNHVNKEMAQRFKK
- a CDS encoding MFS transporter — encoded protein: MVDSPFRLSRGALWLLFTFSGAQTANAIANVFVNLFMLVVAHNLSGLITFNIGYFVSLTITFYTAAKIFHDKPPLLPYRVGLLFTILFYAALLILSHSAQNLIFVLGFTYGIAQGFYWFGFNLMTFDTIDPQLRMRFFGLSGAVNSVMGILAPLFSGFIISTIQGIGGYLVVFAAALILYTVAFVLSQGVPEGPPMHLQPIMDSWRVMTEHRNWAAIIKTIVVRGTREGITNLAGLFLIFLATHSAAIVGIYTALNALARMTASLLVTRHVHYGRQIAFMTVGVIGMSGAGLLLMMGRSWPWLLAYGILFGLSIPFYMIPSENIPLMIMDQDPLITERRVSYTLSREVALNIGRLFTIFLLAVSIRWFSPAGTIIALIILTSLSQFWNISVMASMVPSSSQVIPSKK